From the genome of Monomorium pharaonis isolate MP-MQ-018 chromosome 2, ASM1337386v2, whole genome shotgun sequence, one region includes:
- the LOC105841114 gene encoding F-box only protein 28 — MEWNKTPADMVDEQRRRLYDPAQQTSNSVQLNLINLPDVCLEAILSNLSYDEISKYRIVCRQFDRICKKLLNRGFNLMEKYHAQCLRTVKSKLPRRESERRSHPLARHCDILTAIETRISMLSMTFIKYVDLNVCCFIPGKVIDEIFRVLQLIRETKTPPRAHEILQELRDISSMAMEHFDEKILPDLKHNICTSIGSVNSYDLPGGVMISHGRNINSSTLPHCNNHSMTCSEKLNQTFKKINDRTRRNKMFFLSVKNQITRMKRRMQRQEYLVRKQTLKLYKQAKKIHEQDTQLAEVRKHLEEWEQKMVDLTTEVSRAREGIPLPQNPDSLESRKRKTHIINTDAETLPAKTNELQSKKRKLIIERKASSDAQDMKFKKFMSGLLAKNELDDYFVDPSCPR, encoded by the exons ATGGAATGGAACAAAACGCCAGCTGACATGGTTGATGAGCAACGGAGACGTCTGTACGATCCAGCGCAACAGACGAGCAATAGCGTGCAGTTGAATCTCATTAATCTCCCCGATGTTTGCTTGGAGGCGATTTTGTCTAACCTCTCCTACGATGAGATTTCTAAATATAGGATC GTTTGCAGACAGTTCGATCGGATCTGTAAAAAACTGCTCAATCGCGGCTTCAATCTTATGGAGAAGTACCACGCGCAATGTCTCCGCACCGTCAAGAGCAAACTGCCAAGAAGGGAGTCGGAGCGACGGAGTCATCCCCTTGCGCGTCACTGTGACATCCTGACAGCGATAGAAACGAGAATCTCCATGTTGTCAATGACCTTCATCAAGTATGTGGACTTGAACGTTTGCTGTTTCATTCCAGGAAAG GTAATTGATGAGATTTTCCGTGTTCTTCAATTAATTCGAGAGACGAAGACACCACCCAGAGCACACGAGATACTGCAAGAGTTACGGGACATAAGCAGCATGGCTATGGAGCATTTTGATGAGAAAATCCTGCCAGATCTAAAACATAATATCTGCACGTCCATTGGGAGTGTGAATTCATATGACTTACCTGGTGGTGTCATGATCTCCCACGGTAGAAACATAAATAGCTCCACACTGCCACATTGCAACAATCACAGCATGACCTGTTCGGAGAAGCTTAACCAGACCTTCAAGAAGATTAACGATCGTACTAGAAggaacaaaatgttttttttatccgTGAAAAATCAAATAACCAGAATGAAACGTAGGATGCAGAGGCAGGAGTATCTGGTGCGGAAACAAACTCTGAAATTATACAAGCAGGCGAAGAAGATACACGAACAGGACACCCAGTTGGCCGAGGTGCGGAAACATCTCGAAGAATGGGAGCAGAAGATGGTCGATTTGACTACCGAAGTAAGTCGAGCGCGGGAGGGAATCCCGCTCCCTCAGAATCCTGATTCattggaaagtcgcaaacggAAGACACATATTATCAACACCGATGCCGAGACACTTCCGGCAAAGACGAACGAATTGCAATCCAAGAAACGTAAACTTATAATAGAAAGAAAAGCGTCGAGCGACGCACAGGACatgaagtttaaaaaatttatgtcagGCTTACTTGCGAAAAATGAATTGGATGATTATTTCGTCGATCCCTCGTGTCCGCGCTAA
- the LOC105841113 gene encoding CCR4-NOT transcription complex subunit 11 translates to MSFNLQDTVKLLDLVGEENLDVSLESLCGQLHQNFPKEQRYDVGMTLLLKLQHVSLLPKHIQRVIAWTLLFDLYRGEPLASTPFAPVFVQVLKSQEDITSNSGSKPSGHTGHIPPLSNCERNLLVNLMGYNTKDVMKKTPRQIVDEFSFAPVPPIDLTALQLQLAERQSELPAVSKCGNPIIVPDMEHSKGLEYDVTAVKNMLERLAIGDPPLCRRSYRPEFLRLAPPLYHSHNEIAWLHVTEPTQFTVEYDTSMCVSNCDSAEARKLMGKAFKNVLSLAQQQYLIGELDKDPKLVYHIGLTPPKLPDLVETNPLVAIEVLLKLMQSSQITEYFSVLVNMEMSLHSMEVVNRLTTTVDLPTEFVHLYISNCISTCETIKDRYMQNRLVRLVCVFLQSLIRNKIINVQELFIEIQAFCVEFSRIREAAALFRLLKQLESGDTGGLNAPPTRNRADMC, encoded by the coding sequence ATGTCATTCAACCTGCAGGACACCGTGAAATTGTTGGACCTCGTCGGCGAGGAAAACCTGGACGTTAGCCTCGAGAGTCTCTGTGGTCAGCTGCATCAGAATTTCCCCAAGGAACAACGTTACGATGTCGGAATGACGTTGCTGCTGAAGCTACAGCACGTCAGTTTGCTTCCCAAACATATCCAACGTGTCATAGCGTGGACGTTGCTATTCGATCTGTACCGCGGAGAACCGCTAGCCTCTACGCCTTTCGCCCCCGTGTTCGTGCAGGTGCTAAAGTCACAGGAAGACATTACTAGCAACAGCGGCTCGAAACCGTCCGGCCACACCGGCCACATACCGCCCTTATCCAACTGCGAGAGGAATCTGCTCGTCAATCTGATGGGATACAACACAAAGGACGTAATGAAGAAAACGCCACGCCAAATCGTGGACGAGTTCTCGTTCGCCCCCGTGCCGCCTATTGATCTGACCGCTTTGCAGCTGCAGCTGGCCGAGCGCCAGTCCGAGCTCCCGGCGGTCAGTAAATGCGGGAATCCCATTATAGTACCCGACATGGAACACTCCAAGGGATTGGAGTACGACGTGACCGCCGTGAAGAATATGTTGGAGCGCCTCGCAATCGGCGATCCGCCACTGTGCAGGCGGAGCTATCGGCCCGAGTTCCTTAGGCTCGCGCCACCGCTCTATCACTCGCACAACGAGATAGCCTGGCTCCATGTCACCGAACCAACCCAGTTTACGGTCGAGTACGACACCAGCATGTGCGTGTCGAATTGCGACAGCGCCGAGGCGCGTAAGCTCATGGGTAAGGCCTTCAAGAATGTTCTGTCACTGGCCCAGCAGCAATATTTGATTGGCGAACTGGACAAGGATCCGAAGCTCGTCTATCACATCGGACTCACGCCCCCGAAGTTACCGGACCTGGTCGAGACCAATCCTCTGGTCGCCATTGAGGTTCTCCTCAAGTTGATGCAGTCCAGCCAGATCACTGAGTACTTCAGCGTGCTGGTGAACATGGAGATGTCCCTGCACTCGATGGAGGTCGTGAACAGACTAACCACCACGGTGGACCTGCCAACGGAATTTGTACATTTGTACATCAGCAACTGTATATCCACCTGTGAGACTATCAAGGACCGTTACATGCAGAATCGACTGGTACGACTCGTTTGTGTGTTTCTGCAATCCCTGATAAGAAATAAGATCATAAATGTGCAAGAGCTGTTTATCGAGATCCAAGCGTTCTGCGTTGAATTCAGTCGCATTAGAGAGGCGGCCGCGTTATTTCGACTGCTAAAACAACTCGAATCTGGTGACACTGGTGGACTTAATGCTCCGCCTACGAGAAATAGAGCAGACATGTGTTAA